The following are encoded in a window of Acidobacteriota bacterium genomic DNA:
- a CDS encoding alanine dehydrogenase, translating to MARPRPAGGVGKVRIGVPRETRHDEHRVGLTPFGAGRLVELGHDVLVESGAGRDSHFSDEDYAARGARIVHTADEVYLGTDLVCQVGPLSAEEIDRLRPEGTICGFLHLALAGPELVEAVEAREVSLVGYELLQTDDGRRPLLEALSELGGQLAVHTAAQLLTRTAGGRGLLLGGVPGIPPATVVVLGAGTAGRATARLALAAGAHVIVMDERLDALRRTMQEVSRDVVTAVPSARNIERFCAIADVLVGAVAVPGGRSPYVVPEPIVRRMKPGSVIIDLAIDQGGCVETSRPTTLREPTYELHGVIHHCVPNLTANVPRTASRALTIAALPWISTLAERGLEGALGEHAALRRSLYTYRGKLVNRRAAEALGRPWQPIDRLL from the coding sequence GTGGCCCGCCCGCGCCCGGCCGGCGGAGTCGGTAAGGTGCGGATCGGCGTCCCGCGCGAGACGCGTCACGACGAGCACCGGGTCGGCCTGACCCCCTTCGGAGCCGGCCGGCTGGTCGAGCTGGGCCACGACGTGCTCGTCGAGAGCGGTGCCGGCCGCGACAGCCACTTCTCCGACGAGGACTACGCCGCGCGGGGGGCGCGGATCGTCCACACCGCCGACGAGGTCTACCTCGGGACGGACCTCGTCTGCCAGGTGGGACCGCTCTCCGCCGAGGAGATCGACCGGCTGCGTCCCGAGGGGACGATCTGCGGCTTTCTCCACCTGGCCCTCGCCGGCCCCGAGCTGGTCGAGGCGGTCGAGGCGCGCGAGGTCTCCCTCGTCGGCTACGAGCTGCTCCAGACCGACGACGGCCGGAGGCCGCTGCTCGAGGCGCTCAGCGAGCTGGGCGGGCAGCTCGCCGTGCACACCGCCGCACAGCTCCTCACCCGCACCGCGGGCGGCCGGGGGCTCCTGCTCGGCGGCGTGCCGGGCATCCCTCCCGCCACGGTCGTCGTGCTGGGTGCGGGAACCGCCGGGCGGGCCACGGCGCGCCTCGCACTCGCGGCCGGAGCGCACGTGATCGTCATGGACGAGCGGCTGGATGCCCTCCGGAGGACGATGCAGGAGGTGTCGCGCGACGTCGTCACGGCGGTGCCGAGCGCCCGGAACATCGAGCGCTTCTGCGCCATCGCCGACGTGCTCGTGGGAGCCGTCGCGGTGCCGGGGGGCCGGTCGCCCTACGTCGTTCCGGAGCCGATCGTGCGCCGCATGAAGCCCGGCAGCGTGATCATCGACCTGGCGATCGACCAGGGGGGCTGCGTGGAGACCAGCCGCCCGACGACGCTGCGCGAGCCGACCTACGAGCTGCACGGGGTCATCCACCACTGCGTGCCGAATCTGACCGCCAACGTGCCGCGGACCGCCTCCCGGGCCCTCACGATCGCCGCGCTGCCCTGGATCTCCACGCTGGCGGAGCGCGGCCTCGAGGGCGCTCTCGGCGAGCACGCCGCCCTCCGGCGCTCGCTGTACACCTACCGCGGGAAGCTGGTGAACCGGAGGGCGGCCGAGGCTCTCGGGCGGCCGTGGCAGCCGATCGATCGGCTCCTGTGA